The proteins below are encoded in one region of Equus przewalskii isolate Varuska chromosome 1, EquPr2, whole genome shotgun sequence:
- the LOC103562238 gene encoding olfactory receptor 11G2-like: MKISNTPNNSSTITGFILLGFPCPREGQILLFLLFSVVYLLTLMGNGSIICAVRWDQRLHTPMYILLANFSFLEICYVTSTVPNMLANFLSDTKVISFSGCFVQFYFFFSLGSTECFFLAIMAFDRYLAICWPLRYPTLMTGRLCTNLVVSCWVLGFLWFPVPIIIISQMSFCGSKIIDHFLCDPGPLLALACARAPVMEFYWTFISSLLLFMPFLCIMGSYALLLRAVFSLSSAAGRRKAFSTCGSHLAVVSLFYGSVMVMYLSPASEHEAGMQKLVTLFYSVGTPLINPVIYSLRNKDMKHALQKFMGT; encoded by the coding sequence ATGAAAATCTCCAACACTCCCAATAACTCCAGCACCATCACTGGCTTCATCCTCCTGGGCTTCCCttgccccagggaggggcagatcctcctctttctgctcttctctgttgTCTACCTCCTGACCCTCATGGGCAATGGTTCCATCATCTGTGCTGTGCGCTGGGATCAGAgactccacacccccatgtacatCCTGCTCGCCAACTTCTCCTTCCTGGAGATCTGCTACGTCACCTCCACTGTCCCCAACATGTTGGCCAACTTCCTCTCTGACACCAAGGTCATCTCCTTCTCTGGGTGCTTTGTCCagttctactttttcttctccttgggtTCTACAGAATGCTTTTTCTTGGCTATTATGGCATTTGATCGATACCTTGCTATCTGCTGGCCCCTACGTTACCCCACTCTTATGACTGGACGTCTCTGCACCAATCTTGTGGTCAGCTGCTGGGTACTTGGTTTCCTCTGGTTCCCAGTCCCTATCATCATCATTTCCCAGATGTCCTTCTGTGGATCTAAGATTATTGACCACTTCCTCTGTGACCCCGGTCCTTTGTTAGCACTCGCCTGTGCCAGAGCCCCAGTAATGGAGTTTTATTGGACATTCATAAGTTCTTTGCTGTTATTTATGCCTTTTCTCTGCATCATGGGGTCCTATGCTCTGCTCCTGAGAGCTGTGTTTAGTTTGTCTTCAGCAGCTGGACGAAGAAAGGCTTTCTCCACCTGTGGTTCTCATCTGGCTGTGGTTTCACTCTTCTATGGGTCAGTGATGGTCATGTATCTGAGCCCAGCATCTGAACATGAAGCTGGAATGCAGAAGCTTGTGACTCTGTTTTATTCTGTGGGAACCCCACTCATTAATCCCGTGATCTATAGTCTGAGGAACAAAGATATGAAACATGCCCTGCAGAAATTTATGGGAACATAA